The following are encoded together in the Humulus lupulus chromosome 5, drHumLupu1.1, whole genome shotgun sequence genome:
- the LOC133778730 gene encoding L-lactate dehydrogenase B-like, with protein MTYLITKHKQRNTKMQKSESTSSLGPGGLDLSQTFFRPIQSAAPPSPTKRHTKISVIGAGNVGMAIAQTILTQDLADELVLVDAKPDKLRGEMLDLQHAAAFLPRTKILASVDYAITAGSDLCIVTAGARQIPDESRLNLLHRNIALFRNIIPPLAKFSPETILMIVSNPVDVLTYVSWKLSGFPSNRVIGSGTNLDSSRFRFLIADHLDVNAQDVQAYIIGEHGDSSVALWSSISVGGVPVLNFLERQQIPYEKEMLENIHKQVIDSAYEVIRLKEYTSWAIGYSAANLARSILRDQRKIHPVSVLATGLHGIGDGRVFLSLPAQLGRGGVLGVANVHLSEEEEEKLRESAETLIKVQSLLGI; from the exons ATGACATATCTGATCACAAAACATAAACAAAGAAATACTAAAATGCAGAAGAGTGAATCTACTTCTTCTTTGGGGCCAGGAGGCCTCGACCTATCCCAGACCTTTTTCAGGCCAATCCAAAGCGCCGCTCCACCATCACCCACCAAGCGCCACACCAAGATCTCAGTCATTGGAGCTGGCAACGTTGGCATGGCCATAGCCCAGACCATCCTCACCCAAGACCTCGCCGATGAGCTCGTCCTGGTCGATGCCAAGCCGGACAAGCTCCGCGGCGAAATGCTCGACCTTCAACACGCTGCAGCCTTCCTCCCTCGAACCAAGATCCTCGCTTCCGTCGACTATGCCATCACGGCCGGGTCTGACCTCTGTATTGTCACCGCAGGCGCCCGCCAGATTCCCGACGAGTCTAGGCTGAATCTACTCCATAGGAACATTGCTTTGTTCCGGAACATCATACCCCCGCTCGCCAAGTTCTCACCCGAAACCATACTGATGATCGTCTCCAACCCCGTCGATGTGCTGACTTATGTCTCTTGGAAACTATCTGGGTTTCCCTCGAATCGTGTCATCGGCTCGGGCACGAATCTGGACTCCTCTCGATTCAGGTTCCTCATAGCTGATCATCTCGATGTCAATGCTCAAGATGTGCAG GCGTACATAATAGGAGAGCATGGAGATAGTTCAGTGGCGCTGTGGTCGAGCATAAGCGTAGGAGGAGTGCCGGTGTTGAACTTCTTGGAAAGACAACAAATACCATATGAGAAGGAAATGTTGGAGAACATTCACAAACAAGTCATAGACAGTGCGTACGAAGTCATAAGGCTTAAAGAATACACGTCGTGGGCAATAGGATACTCGGCGGCCAACCTTGCTCGAAGCATACTCAGAGACCAGAGGAAGATTCACCCGGTTTCTGTGCTTGCCACAGGGCTGCACGGCATTGGCGATGGTCGAGTGTTCTTGAGTTTGCCGGCTCAGTTGGGCAGAGGCGGCGTATTGGGAGTGGCTAATGTGCATCTGTcggaggaggaggaagagaagCTTAGGGAATCTGCTGAAACACTCATCAAAGTTCAGTCTCTATTGGgaatatga